From the Bacteroidia bacterium genome, one window contains:
- a CDS encoding cobalamin-dependent protein (Presence of a B(12) (cobalamin)-binding domain implies dependence on cobalamin itself, in one of its several forms, or in some unusual lineages, dependence on a cobalamin-like analog.) → MNILFVQTNSNRMLVPLPIGAAMVARTLQTDGHRVRFLDLMGEKNPASIAGEVSAELQPDLVCYSVRNRDNQSMLDYHDPLPEIQKICEAVRAVCRAPALLGGTAFTTFPERMLEYLGAEYGIAGDAMDPVSRFVASLEAGSADMSTPGLVFRGDDGAVITNPFHLEGYASVHCDYHTLIDRRRYRRCYWDAAIITRSGCPEKCAYCDTFTTFGRSFILREPSDIAAEMLKLKRFGEARSVWMVDAGFNRPLDHAKEVLREIIRTGAQLRLYAVFDPGEADREFFRLYRKAGGVGFTLFAESLSDPVLEALGKSFGTAEIFRDTTMMREEGLFFMAMPTFGSPGETRATVEETLRLAPSLKAVFTEFGIGWRIQPGTPLQQRAIDEGIISVEDDLWEAKFYVSPQTPIDWLKRRINRFRLRHVGMYARALPALLSMRMFTPWKWEAQEVN, encoded by the coding sequence ATGAACATTCTCTTTGTCCAGACAAACAGCAACCGCATGCTTGTCCCACTGCCGATCGGTGCGGCGATGGTAGCCCGGACGCTGCAGACCGATGGTCATCGCGTCCGCTTCCTCGATCTGATGGGCGAGAAAAACCCCGCTTCCATTGCCGGAGAGGTGAGCGCGGAATTGCAGCCTGACCTCGTCTGTTATTCTGTGCGTAATCGGGATAATCAATCGATGCTCGATTATCACGATCCCCTTCCCGAAATACAGAAGATTTGCGAAGCGGTGCGCGCCGTATGCCGCGCTCCGGCACTCCTCGGAGGGACGGCCTTCACGACCTTCCCTGAACGGATGCTCGAATACCTTGGGGCTGAATACGGGATAGCGGGGGACGCGATGGATCCAGTATCGCGTTTTGTTGCCTCACTCGAAGCGGGGTCGGCGGATATGAGCACGCCGGGTCTTGTATTTCGGGGTGATGATGGTGCAGTGATCACGAATCCATTCCACCTGGAGGGCTATGCATCAGTACACTGCGACTATCATACGCTTATCGACCGGCGCCGTTATCGACGGTGCTACTGGGACGCAGCGATTATTACGCGTTCGGGCTGTCCGGAGAAGTGCGCATACTGCGATACATTTACCACGTTCGGGCGAAGTTTCATCCTGCGCGAACCGTCCGATATTGCCGCGGAAATGCTGAAGCTCAAACGTTTCGGAGAAGCGCGCTCGGTCTGGATGGTTGATGCCGGATTCAATCGTCCGCTGGATCACGCGAAAGAGGTGTTACGCGAGATTATCCGTACAGGAGCTCAACTCCGATTGTATGCGGTATTCGATCCGGGAGAGGCAGATCGGGAATTTTTTCGGCTTTACCGAAAGGCCGGGGGTGTCGGCTTCACGTTATTTGCCGAGAGTCTTTCCGATCCGGTGCTCGAAGCTCTCGGGAAGTCCTTCGGCACTGCGGAGATTTTTCGGGACACGACGATGATGCGCGAGGAAGGCCTCTTTTTTATGGCGATGCCCACGTTCGGCAGTCCCGGTGAGACGCGAGCGACGGTCGAGGAGACGCTGCGACTTGCGCCATCACTGAAAGCGGTCTTCACGGAATTCGGCATTGGCTGGCGTATCCAGCCAGGCACGCCTTTGCAACAGCGGGCGATCGATGAGGGGATCATCTCCGTGGAGGATGATTTGTGGGAGGCGAAGTTTTACGTCTCACCACAGACGCCGATCGATTGGCTTAAAAGACGCATCAATCGCTTCCGTCTGCGGCATGTCGGGATGTATGCCAGAGCGCTGCCGGCGTTGCTGAGCATGCGGATGTTCACACCCTGGAAGTGGGAGGCGCAAGAGGTGAATTGA
- a CDS encoding T9SS type A sorting domain-containing protein translates to MKQLYLLSIFCVCLSVAGHAQSSQSYILLFDVFDSGGSGPATSSSTSFRALSIVGQAAQQHTSTAVSHIASSGAACVFCELLISTGIAPSVIPGVSRLHQNYPNPFNPTSTIRYELERPSVIEVAVYTLLGRKLKILDSGFRDTGMHSIDVDAAEFGSGVYVYRLRTPFGALSRRMVVLR, encoded by the coding sequence ATGAAACAGCTGTATCTTCTCTCGATCTTCTGTGTATGCCTCTCCGTCGCCGGCCATGCTCAGAGCAGCCAATCTTACATTCTGCTCTTCGACGTATTCGACAGCGGTGGCAGCGGACCCGCAACCTCTTCATCCACGTCCTTCAGGGCACTCTCCATCGTGGGCCAGGCAGCGCAGCAGCATACGTCCACGGCCGTTTCCCACATCGCTTCTTCCGGTGCTGCGTGTGTGTTCTGCGAGTTGCTCATCTCCACCGGTATCGCGCCATCGGTCATTCCGGGTGTGTCGCGGCTACATCAGAATTACCCGAATCCCTTCAATCCGACCAGCACGATACGGTATGAACTGGAACGCCCGTCGGTGATCGAGGTCGCCGTGTACACGTTGCTTGGACGCAAACTGAAGATTCTCGACAGCGGATTCCGCGATACGGGCATGCACAGCATAGATGTGGATGCGGCGGAATTCGGCAGCGGCGTGTACGTGTATCGCTTGCGTACCCCGTTCGGCGCACTCTCCCGAAGAATGGTGGTGCTGCGCTGA
- a CDS encoding OmpA family protein, with product MRSTSSDVTTFSERDVPRKTLDIYYHLLDIMGSRLKGDESIRITLTGSTDDKDSERGNVSLALRRAASVRHYLTDVWKIDSNRITLATRSLPSIPSTPLFAEGDAENRRVEISSDSDALFRPIVHERLSEFDITPPVMELTLGAQTSSSLSHWSMRIRHNGGIIAEFSSAGAPPPSLQWRLDDELAARVSAEDSVSATLEITDQQGLTGETSIAIPVRKQQNSFEVGRLSLIVFDFDRSDILPHNQRMIRRFVAEAIKPTSSVIITGSTDRLGEAPHNLTLSAARAENVRSILLSQNPRYEKLEARGIGEAPELYDNDLPEGRFYCRTVAVEVKTPIE from the coding sequence ATGCGAAGCACTTCCTCAGACGTCACAACCTTCTCTGAACGCGATGTTCCCCGTAAAACACTCGACATCTATTATCACCTCCTCGACATTATGGGAAGCCGCCTGAAAGGCGATGAAAGCATCCGCATCACGTTGACAGGATCGACGGATGACAAGGACAGCGAGAGAGGGAATGTTTCTCTTGCGCTCCGCCGTGCGGCTTCTGTCAGGCACTACCTGACCGATGTCTGGAAAATTGACAGCAATCGTATTACACTGGCGACGAGATCGTTACCATCAATCCCTTCCACACCGCTGTTCGCGGAAGGTGATGCGGAAAACCGTCGCGTTGAGATCTCCTCCGATTCAGATGCTCTCTTCCGACCCATCGTACATGAGCGCCTGAGTGAGTTCGACATCACTCCGCCCGTCATGGAGCTTACCCTCGGAGCTCAGACCTCATCCTCCCTGTCGCACTGGTCAATGCGAATACGTCACAACGGCGGGATTATCGCGGAGTTCAGTAGCGCCGGTGCACCGCCGCCTTCACTGCAATGGCGATTGGACGATGAACTCGCCGCACGTGTGTCGGCGGAGGACTCAGTCAGCGCCACCCTCGAAATTACCGACCAGCAGGGACTGACGGGCGAAACCAGTATTGCCATCCCCGTGCGCAAGCAGCAGAATTCTTTCGAGGTTGGCCGCCTCAGTCTGATTGTATTCGATTTCGATCGCTCGGACATTCTCCCGCACAATCAGCGCATGATCCGCCGTTTCGTCGCCGAGGCAATCAAACCGACATCTTCGGTCATAATCACCGGATCCACGGATCGTCTAGGTGAAGCGCCACACAATCTGACCTTGTCTGCCGCCCGTGCCGAAAATGTGCGCAGCATTCTTCTCTCCCAAAATCCGAGATATGAGAAGCTCGAAGCCCGCGGCATCGGTGAAGCACCGGAGCTCTACGACAATGATCTGCCCGAGGGACGTTTTTACTGTCGCACAGTGGCGGTTGAAGTTAAGACGCCTATCGAATAA
- the corA gene encoding magnesium/cobalt transporter CorA: MAKRGKQSRKPAGLSPGTLIYIGNHADHASALMRIRYSADGAHTSAPDQIDCSKLRDSETHSWYQMTGLNDVQAVKTIGDCLGLHPLQMEDIVNTGHRTKVELSDTLLFTILKHGSRTAEGLRMEHVVVVLTEDTVVSFTEHNADIFEPVRKRMLAPPSRMHSRGTDYLFYALLDCIVDYHVELIEDLDDEIITLEETLLEEPGQQVLRRIHQLRRDTLTLRKALLPLRDMMLELHRSESGLLTAETRVFLRDVSDHIVHLLDTLEYDRDVLGALIDLSMSMESNRMNEVMKVLTMIATIFIPLTFISGIYGMNFRTMPELNYPWGYPVTLLLMAAIAAVLILYFRKKRWL, encoded by the coding sequence ATGGCGAAAAGAGGAAAGCAATCCAGAAAACCCGCCGGTCTCTCGCCAGGAACCCTTATCTACATAGGGAACCATGCGGATCACGCTTCCGCCCTCATGCGCATCCGTTACTCAGCCGATGGGGCACACACTTCCGCGCCTGATCAGATAGACTGTAGCAAACTGCGTGACAGCGAAACGCATTCATGGTATCAGATGACCGGCCTGAACGATGTCCAGGCTGTCAAGACCATCGGAGACTGCCTCGGTCTGCATCCGCTGCAGATGGAAGACATTGTCAACACAGGGCATCGCACCAAGGTCGAGTTGTCCGATACGCTGCTGTTCACCATCCTCAAGCATGGTAGCCGTACAGCGGAAGGACTGCGTATGGAACATGTCGTCGTCGTTCTTACTGAGGATACTGTTGTCAGTTTTACAGAGCACAACGCCGATATTTTCGAACCCGTACGGAAACGCATGCTGGCTCCGCCATCGCGCATGCACAGCCGCGGTACGGACTATCTTTTCTATGCGCTGCTCGATTGCATTGTCGATTATCATGTGGAGCTGATCGAGGATCTGGATGATGAGATCATCACATTGGAAGAAACGCTTCTGGAGGAACCCGGGCAGCAGGTGCTACGACGGATTCACCAGCTGCGCAGGGATACCCTGACTCTGCGAAAGGCGTTGCTGCCTTTGAGGGATATGATGCTCGAACTGCATCGTAGCGAGTCCGGACTCCTGACGGCTGAAACGCGCGTGTTCCTTCGCGATGTATCCGACCACATCGTGCATCTGCTCGATACGCTGGAATATGACCGCGATGTGCTCGGTGCGCTCATCGATCTTTCGATGTCGATGGAAAGCAACAGGATGAACGAGGTGATGAAGGTCCTGACGATGATCGCGACGATATTCATTCCCCTCACCTTTATCTCCGGTATCTATGGAATGAACTTTCGCACAATGCCGGAACTGAACTATCCCTGGGGTTACCCCGTAACTCTGCTGCTGATGGCAGCTATAGCCGCGGTTCTGATCCTCTATTTCAGGAAAAAGCGCTGGCTCTGA
- the hflX gene encoding GTPase HflX, giving the protein MSDTEYDKGGYKDDHPETAHPDQDDTGSVDEGGLPFSEEIFEYYEEEEEEQATERAPRLHDTAPVQERVILVGVSRPPSLLRFETDEHLEELELLTETAGAEVVEKVFQNRQAIHARTFIGKGKAEFIAERCEDLGVHTVIFDDDLSPVQQRNLERMLNRKVIDRTTLILDIFAMHARSNTAKTQVELAQLEYTLPRLTRMWTHFSKQFGGIGTKGPGETQIETDRRMLRDRIAHLKEKLRRIDRQRATQRKSRSDAHRISLVGYTNVGKSTLLNTLTGADVLVEDKLFATLDSTVRGIDLEGRTVLISDTVGFIRKLPTRLVASFKSTLDEVVEADIILHVVDVSHPHFREQIEVVRDTLRELGAADKPTIMVFNKIDRLDNPGSMVGLKGEYSYSVFISAARGINLGELNTAILLMIEEQHREKTFEIRPPDYKISAEFHRVARIVEERYEEDRILIRCVLTSDVEQRMLHVHEGKVRETAE; this is encoded by the coding sequence ATGTCAGATACAGAGTACGATAAAGGCGGCTACAAGGACGACCACCCTGAAACGGCGCATCCGGACCAGGATGACACGGGTTCTGTGGACGAAGGAGGACTCCCTTTCTCTGAGGAGATCTTTGAGTACTATGAGGAGGAAGAGGAAGAGCAAGCCACGGAGCGAGCCCCGCGACTGCACGACACGGCGCCTGTGCAAGAGCGTGTTATTCTCGTCGGCGTTTCACGTCCGCCGTCTTTGTTGCGCTTCGAGACAGACGAGCATCTGGAGGAGCTTGAGTTGCTCACGGAGACCGCCGGCGCCGAGGTGGTGGAAAAGGTCTTTCAGAATCGGCAGGCGATTCATGCCCGTACCTTCATCGGGAAGGGGAAGGCGGAATTCATTGCCGAGCGATGCGAGGATCTCGGAGTGCATACGGTGATTTTCGACGATGATCTGTCACCCGTGCAGCAGCGCAATCTTGAGCGTATGCTCAATCGCAAAGTGATTGATCGTACGACGCTCATACTCGACATCTTCGCCATGCACGCACGCAGCAACACGGCAAAGACACAAGTGGAACTTGCGCAGCTCGAGTACACGCTGCCACGACTCACGCGGATGTGGACGCACTTTTCCAAACAGTTCGGCGGCATTGGAACCAAGGGTCCCGGTGAAACACAAATCGAAACCGATCGCCGCATGTTGCGCGACCGCATCGCGCATCTCAAGGAGAAACTACGCCGCATCGACCGGCAGCGTGCGACACAGCGGAAGTCGCGAAGCGATGCCCATCGCATTTCCCTTGTCGGTTACACCAACGTCGGTAAATCCACGCTGCTCAATACACTCACCGGTGCCGATGTTCTGGTCGAAGACAAACTCTTCGCCACGCTCGACTCCACCGTGCGCGGGATCGATCTGGAGGGTCGGACGGTTTTGATTTCGGACACGGTGGGATTTATCCGAAAACTTCCGACGCGTCTTGTCGCATCGTTCAAGAGCACACTGGACGAGGTCGTTGAAGCGGATATCATTCTCCATGTTGTGGACGTGTCGCATCCGCATTTTCGCGAACAGATCGAGGTTGTGCGCGACACCCTGCGCGAACTCGGGGCGGCGGACAAACCCACCATAATGGTTTTCAACAAGATTGACCGTCTCGACAATCCTGGCTCGATGGTGGGTCTCAAAGGCGAGTACTCGTACAGCGTGTTCATTTCCGCGGCGCGCGGAATCAATCTCGGAGAATTGAACACAGCAATACTGCTCATGATCGAGGAGCAGCATCGCGAAAAAACCTTCGAGATACGACCACCGGATTACAAAATCAGTGCCGAGTTTCATCGCGTGGCGCGCATCGTGGAGGAGCGTTATGAGGAGGACCGCATTCTGATACGCTGCGTTCTCACGAGCGACGTGGAGCAGCGCATGTTGCACGTGCATGAAGGCAAGGTGCGGGAAACGGCGGAATGA
- a CDS encoding 3'-5' exonuclease, translated as MNASIPQLPFPLERPLAFFDLETTGVSIQTDRIVEIAVVKLLPKGGMKELTYRVNPEMPIPKEATAVHGISDADVALEPTFAQLATRLQDFLRDCDLSGFNVRRFDLPMLQEEFKRCGMEWDMDGRHVVDSLTIFHLKEPRDLTAAYRFYCAKEHTGAHGALADVLATAEVFAAQLLRYEDLPRNIAELETVIHPRDPSWIDDEGKFIWQNGASVISFGKHKGKTLQQLVSAHRDYLEWIISGNFPETAKKVIREALSGRYPTAPAG; from the coding sequence ATGAATGCATCCATTCCGCAGTTGCCTTTTCCGCTCGAGCGCCCGCTCGCGTTTTTCGATCTTGAGACCACAGGTGTATCCATACAGACGGACCGTATTGTGGAGATAGCGGTGGTCAAGCTGCTTCCCAAAGGCGGGATGAAAGAACTGACGTACCGCGTCAATCCGGAGATGCCCATTCCGAAGGAGGCCACAGCGGTGCACGGAATTTCTGATGCGGATGTAGCGTTGGAGCCGACATTTGCCCAACTGGCGACGCGTCTGCAGGATTTTCTGCGCGACTGTGATCTGAGCGGTTTCAATGTACGGCGCTTCGATTTACCGATGCTGCAGGAGGAATTCAAGCGCTGCGGAATGGAATGGGACATGGACGGACGGCACGTGGTGGACTCGCTGACGATATTTCATCTCAAGGAGCCGCGCGACCTCACCGCGGCGTATCGTTTTTACTGTGCGAAGGAGCACACGGGAGCGCATGGAGCTCTGGCGGATGTGCTTGCTACCGCCGAGGTGTTTGCCGCGCAGCTCCTGCGATACGAGGATCTCCCGCGCAACATCGCTGAACTCGAGACCGTAATACATCCCCGAGATCCGAGCTGGATAGACGATGAGGGAAAATTCATCTGGCAGAACGGAGCCTCGGTTATCAGTTTCGGCAAGCACAAAGGTAAAACATTGCAGCAGCTCGTCAGCGCACATCGTGATTACCTCGAGTGGATTATCAGTGGTAATTTTCCGGAAACAGCGAAGAAAGTGATTCGCGAAGCCCTCTCCGGCCGCTATCCTACTGCGCCGGCGGGGTAA
- a CDS encoding Spx/MgsR family RNA polymerase-binding regulatory protein has translation MALKAAIEVWGIPSCGTTRKAVKFLEGEGLTFDYRNVRETVVPKALIREMLKVVDNPRKVFNTSGGSYKDGGWKDKVAGMSNEEIVSALVADPMLIKRPVVRTPKGMVVGFDEDSMRRIL, from the coding sequence ATGGCCCTAAAAGCTGCGATTGAAGTATGGGGGATACCCAGCTGCGGTACGACACGCAAAGCGGTGAAATTTCTGGAAGGCGAGGGCCTCACATTCGATTATCGGAATGTGCGGGAGACCGTCGTCCCGAAAGCGCTCATTCGGGAAATGCTCAAGGTTGTGGATAACCCACGCAAGGTATTCAATACCTCCGGCGGCTCATACAAGGATGGCGGGTGGAAGGATAAGGTGGCCGGAATGAGCAATGAAGAAATCGTAAGCGCGCTGGTCGCCGATCCGATGCTCATAAAGCGGCCTGTTGTCCGCACCCCGAAGGGTATGGTGGTGGGTTTCGATGAGGACTCGATGCGCCGCATACTCTAG
- a CDS encoding BatA domain-containing protein — MTFLNPLYLIALAAAAIPIILHLLNLRKSRIIEFSTLTFLKELQRSQIRKLKIKQWLLLALRTLIIVFIVLAFTRPALRSGFGFLPGTAAKSSVIIILDNSFSMMMTDRQGPLLTQAKRKANELIDLLDTGDEAVVLLTTDFRSGAKEFTAAHSALRREVEDTETSFIHGDYERALTEAGALMERSSNFNKEVYIITDRQRSQYAYDAAAQVASVLDKAVRVFVLPLGAEDGNNAAVANVELRSSLFEAGKPVDLRATISNTSEGALTDAVVSVFLNGERVTQNSVSVDAGGRRDVDFTITPREAGWVQGFVELEDDALPEDNRRYFAFSIPEQIRVLIGPSGGRDTRLVSLALNPFVGESEAPQVLNIQSVDRGRLPAENLERYDVLVLTGAEGLPQPFLQRVASWVEQGGSALLFPDADASLGAFSSTLLPLFGIPRPMGLNGSLEDRGSFTTLGSIDFDHPLFRGLFEQRADGRNPEVDSPELGAVVRLRAGERARQVIGTRGGDAFLLDAEHGKGRVLVFGASPDPRWSDFAFKGLFLPLLTRSMYYLASRDDNTVSLMAGESSEISFSSLPGGDDLFELRSPEGGVQRIVPKALPSGLVFSIEAPDAPGVYVLASGNTVLRNIVVNVDARESNLVRASTEEERAFFSRLGIENARTLDQSQSVQQAVTEVRFGVELWKYMIALALLCALAEMLVARDRKRSLPEAHTHAEHLERS, encoded by the coding sequence ATGACCTTTCTCAATCCCCTGTACCTGATCGCCTTGGCAGCCGCTGCCATTCCCATCATTTTGCATTTGCTGAATCTGCGCAAGTCGCGGATCATTGAATTCAGCACGCTCACGTTTTTAAAAGAGTTGCAGCGTAGTCAGATACGCAAACTCAAGATCAAACAATGGCTGCTGCTCGCTCTGCGTACGCTGATTATCGTGTTTATCGTTCTGGCGTTCACACGTCCTGCGTTGCGGAGCGGTTTTGGCTTCCTTCCGGGGACCGCTGCGAAGAGTTCCGTGATCATTATTTTGGACAATTCGTTCAGTATGATGATGACGGACCGTCAGGGACCTCTGCTGACGCAGGCAAAGCGCAAAGCGAATGAATTGATTGATCTTCTCGACACAGGCGACGAGGCCGTGGTGCTGCTGACCACCGATTTTCGCAGCGGAGCAAAGGAATTTACCGCAGCGCACAGCGCATTACGCCGTGAGGTCGAGGATACGGAGACAAGCTTCATACACGGGGATTACGAGCGGGCGCTGACGGAAGCAGGGGCTCTGATGGAGCGAAGCAGCAACTTCAACAAAGAAGTGTACATCATTACCGACAGGCAGCGCTCGCAGTACGCGTACGACGCGGCTGCGCAGGTCGCCTCTGTGCTTGATAAAGCTGTGCGGGTGTTTGTGCTCCCTTTGGGCGCCGAAGACGGCAACAACGCCGCGGTGGCAAATGTGGAATTGCGCAGTTCGCTGTTCGAGGCAGGGAAGCCGGTGGACCTGCGGGCCACCATATCGAATACATCCGAGGGAGCGTTGACCGATGCGGTCGTATCGGTGTTTCTCAACGGAGAACGGGTAACACAGAACAGCGTGAGCGTTGACGCGGGGGGGAGGCGTGATGTGGACTTCACCATCACCCCGCGCGAGGCGGGCTGGGTGCAGGGGTTTGTCGAACTCGAGGACGATGCTCTGCCTGAAGACAACCGACGGTATTTCGCCTTCAGTATTCCGGAGCAGATTCGTGTGCTCATTGGGCCATCGGGCGGCCGCGATACGCGGCTCGTCTCGCTTGCGCTCAATCCCTTCGTCGGCGAAAGTGAAGCTCCGCAGGTGTTGAATATACAGAGCGTTGATCGCGGTCGCTTGCCTGCGGAAAACCTTGAGCGTTACGATGTGCTGGTTCTCACCGGTGCGGAGGGATTACCGCAGCCGTTTTTACAGAGAGTCGCATCATGGGTGGAGCAGGGTGGAAGTGCCTTGCTTTTTCCCGATGCCGATGCGTCGCTTGGAGCTTTTTCTTCAACGCTCCTTCCCTTGTTCGGTATTCCGCGTCCGATGGGATTAAACGGATCGTTGGAGGATCGCGGCAGTTTCACCACACTGGGCAGCATTGACTTCGATCATCCGCTTTTTCGCGGATTGTTCGAACAGCGGGCGGATGGCCGGAATCCGGAAGTTGACTCACCGGAACTGGGTGCTGTCGTTCGTTTGCGCGCCGGCGAGAGGGCGCGTCAGGTAATCGGGACGCGCGGAGGGGACGCCTTTCTGCTCGACGCGGAACACGGCAAAGGACGCGTGCTGGTATTTGGTGCGTCGCCTGATCCACGCTGGTCCGATTTCGCGTTCAAAGGTTTGTTCCTGCCTTTGCTGACGCGGTCCATGTATTATCTCGCTTCGCGCGACGACAACACGGTCTCACTCATGGCCGGTGAAAGCTCCGAGATAAGCTTCTCATCTCTTCCGGGCGGTGATGATCTGTTCGAATTGCGATCACCCGAGGGTGGAGTGCAGCGTATCGTCCCGAAAGCCCTGCCCTCTGGTCTGGTGTTTTCCATCGAAGCGCCTGACGCACCGGGTGTATATGTTCTTGCCTCGGGGAACACCGTGTTGCGCAATATCGTCGTCAATGTCGATGCCCGAGAATCCAATCTTGTCAGGGCATCCACGGAGGAAGAACGCGCATTTTTTTCCCGTCTCGGGATAGAAAACGCCAGGACGCTTGATCAATCACAGAGCGTACAGCAAGCCGTGACGGAAGTCCGTTTCGGTGTGGAGCTGTGGAAATACATGATCGCGCTCGCATTACTTTGTGCGCTGGCTGAAATGCTGGTAGCCCGCGACCGCAAGCGTTCGCTGCCCGAAGCACACACGCACGCCGAGCATCTGGAGCGGAGCTGA
- a CDS encoding ABC-F family ATP-binding cassette domain-containing protein codes for MISLNSISKQYNGRYLFRDVSLRIGDNERVAIVGSNGAGKSTLMNIITGHIEPDTGEIARSRSNTVGYLPQDGVMHAGRTLFEEASTAFDDIIALHDQVDMISEELSRLSATCAPDAPEMQKLVAELGEAQHLLEHREGYNIQAKVGQVLSGLGFAEKDFHRGTEEFSGGWQMRIALAKLLLREPTILLLDEPTNHLDIESLQWLEEYLRGYEHSIVLISHDRRFLDTLVKRTIEISLGKLTEYSGNYSFFLDEKALRSEQLRSTYENQQQQIKQTRQFIDRFRYKATKARQVQSRIKLLDKMELVEIEDEEGGISFDFPPPPPPGRVLMELQGVAKSYGALNIFENLDFTIERGDRIAFLGVNGAGKSTLARIIAGIEPFQSGERRPGHNVLIGYYAQNQAEELQSNKTVLQTLDDAAVGEIRKRLRTLLGCFMFSGDTVNKLVSVLSGGEKSRLALARMLLTPSNLLILDEPTNHLDMRSKVVLQDALSRYDGSMVIVSHDRDFLEPLVNKCVDFRDGQLRMTLGTVSDYLRKRASEIEEDTQRRDPAGREAQKRSAAHSDKERKREEAARRQELYKLLKPLKNKVARVEQQIETCEQEKVEIETALGLEETYRDETRIKELNSRYPEVQKQLADLYREWEILQAEIENMSASSE; via the coding sequence ATGATCTCTCTCAACAGCATTTCGAAGCAATACAACGGACGTTACCTTTTTCGCGACGTTTCACTGCGCATCGGTGACAATGAGCGCGTGGCGATAGTGGGCTCCAATGGCGCGGGGAAGTCCACGCTGATGAATATCATCACGGGGCATATCGAGCCGGATACGGGAGAGATCGCCCGGTCGCGATCCAACACCGTCGGGTATCTGCCGCAGGATGGCGTGATGCATGCAGGACGAACCTTGTTCGAGGAGGCGAGCACCGCGTTCGACGACATCATCGCGCTGCACGACCAGGTAGACATGATCAGTGAGGAGTTGAGCAGACTATCCGCAACCTGTGCGCCGGACGCTCCTGAAATGCAGAAATTGGTTGCCGAGCTCGGGGAGGCGCAACATTTGCTGGAGCATCGCGAGGGGTACAACATACAGGCGAAAGTCGGGCAGGTGCTCTCCGGACTCGGATTTGCAGAGAAGGATTTTCATCGGGGAACGGAGGAATTCAGCGGTGGATGGCAGATGCGTATTGCCCTCGCAAAATTGCTCCTGCGTGAACCGACGATTCTCCTCCTCGATGAGCCTACCAATCACCTCGACATCGAATCCTTGCAGTGGTTGGAGGAGTATCTGCGTGGTTACGAGCATTCCATTGTTCTCATTTCGCACGACCGCCGATTCCTCGATACCCTGGTGAAACGGACGATAGAAATCTCACTCGGGAAGCTTACGGAATACAGCGGCAATTACAGCTTTTTTCTTGACGAAAAGGCGTTGCGATCCGAGCAACTCCGTTCCACTTATGAGAATCAGCAGCAGCAGATCAAGCAGACCAGGCAGTTCATTGATCGGTTCAGATATAAAGCCACCAAGGCGCGACAGGTGCAGAGTCGAATCAAGCTACTGGACAAGATGGAACTCGTGGAAATCGAAGACGAGGAAGGCGGCATTTCTTTCGATTTCCCTCCCCCGCCGCCACCGGGACGCGTTCTCATGGAACTTCAAGGCGTTGCGAAGTCCTACGGTGCTCTGAACATTTTCGAGAATCTCGATTTTACGATTGAACGTGGCGACCGCATCGCGTTTCTTGGCGTCAATGGTGCGGGCAAGTCCACACTCGCTCGTATCATTGCGGGTATCGAGCCCTTCCAGTCGGGAGAACGCAGACCGGGCCATAATGTCCTGATCGGCTATTACGCGCAGAATCAGGCCGAGGAGCTGCAGTCGAACAAGACCGTGCTGCAAACACTGGATGATGCGGCAGTCGGTGAAATCCGGAAACGTCTTCGCACACTTCTCGGGTGTTTCATGTTTTCGGGAGACACAGTGAATAAGCTCGTCAGCGTGCTCTCCGGTGGCGAGAAAAGCCGCCTCGCCCTCGCGCGTATGCTGTTGACGCCATCCAACCTGCTGATTCTCGACGAACCCACCAACCACCTCGATATGCGTTCGAAGGTCGTACTGCAGGACGCTTTGTCCCGTTACGATGGATCCATGGTTATCGTGTCGCACGACCGCGATTTTCTTGAGCCTCTGGTGAACAAATGCGTTGATTTCCGGGACGGCCAGCTTCGCATGACGCTTGGCACGGTCAGCGATTACCTGCGCAAGCGTGCCTCGGAAATCGAAGAGGATACACAACGGCGCGACCCCGCGGGCCGCGAGGCACAGAAGCGCAGCGCGGCGCACAGCGACAAGGAGCGCAAGCGCGAAGAAGCCGCACGACGACAGGAATTGTACAAGCTGCTCAAACCCCTGAAAAACAAGGTGGCTCGCGTCGAGCAGCAGATCGAAACCTGTGAACAGGAAAAGGTGGAAATCGAGACCGCGCTGGGCCTCGAAGAGACGTACAGGGATGAAACGAGGATTAAGGAGCTCAACTCCCGGTATCCTGAAGTGCAAAAGCAACTTGCCGACTTGTACCGCGAGTGGGAGATTCTGCAGGCCGAAATCGAGAACATGAGCGCATCTTCTGAGTAA